In a genomic window of Flavobacterium lipolyticum:
- a CDS encoding M57 family metalloprotease, whose amino-acid sequence MKTIKTTLLLSCIALSLLSCNKEDEVTQPSKEALTVSQDVLDKISSLALNNKDVQVIKNTKLDGTTEDAYLVEGDIIITDAQLKQMDLHGGITTEQYRTTNLVAAPKTIKIVGLTGTGTTALSANMQAGLRAAVNRYNSLGLTINFTLTFGSSTTGANIVVRRQSGGAGGVAGFPTGGNPFNSVTLYSGLDTYSVNVNAHVAAHEIGHCIGLRHTDYFSRQSCGQNSNEGAAGVGAIHIPGTPTGYDSTSYMRACFSSNETGAFNANDVTALNYLY is encoded by the coding sequence ATGAAAACAATTAAAACAACCTTACTTTTGTCGTGTATAGCGCTATCGCTATTGTCTTGTAATAAAGAGGATGAGGTAACTCAGCCAAGTAAAGAAGCTCTAACAGTATCACAAGATGTGTTAGATAAAATTAGCTCACTTGCATTGAATAACAAAGATGTTCAAGTAATTAAAAATACCAAATTAGACGGTACCACTGAAGATGCTTACCTGGTTGAAGGTGATATCATCATCACTGATGCACAATTGAAACAAATGGATCTTCACGGAGGTATCACAACGGAGCAATACCGCACTACTAATTTAGTAGCTGCTCCAAAAACTATTAAAATTGTCGGATTAACCGGAACAGGTACGACAGCTTTATCTGCTAATATGCAAGCCGGATTACGTGCAGCAGTGAACAGATATAATAGCTTAGGATTGACGATTAACTTTACACTAACTTTCGGTTCAAGTACTACAGGTGCAAACATAGTAGTAAGAAGACAATCCGGAGGTGCTGGTGGAGTAGCCGGTTTCCCTACTGGAGGAAATCCTTTTAACTCTGTTACATTGTATTCTGGATTAGATACTTATTCAGTAAATGTAAACGCACACGTAGCAGCGCACGAAATTGGTCACTGTATTGGTTTACGTCATACAGACTATTTTAGCCGTCAAAGCTGTGGACAAAATTCAAACGAAGGAGCTGCTGGTGTTGGAGCAATTCATATCCCAGGAACTCCTACAGGATACGATTCGACTTCATACATGAGAGCATGTTTCAGCTCAAATGAAACAGGAGCTTTCAATGCTAACGACGTTACAGCTCTGAATTATCTATATTAG
- a CDS encoding TlpA family protein disulfide reductase, giving the protein MFKIKNIITLFTLVAAVSITNAQIKVGDSFPDVQLQNNKNTTTKLNSFKGKTVLVDFWASWCAPCRLANKKLVKIYDQYKDQNFEIVGISIDNDKTKWLKAIEKDKMKHQQLIDPKGFEAKTALTFGVEALPSAFLFDASGKLVAINPTEAQIIAQIKKNKK; this is encoded by the coding sequence ATGTTCAAAATAAAAAATATAATCACACTATTCACTCTTGTAGCAGCTGTTTCTATAACAAATGCACAAATAAAAGTGGGAGACAGTTTTCCGGATGTTCAGCTTCAAAACAATAAGAATACTACAACCAAACTAAATTCTTTTAAAGGAAAAACGGTTTTAGTAGACTTTTGGGCATCCTGGTGTGCTCCTTGTCGACTGGCCAACAAAAAGCTGGTTAAAATCTACGATCAATATAAAGATCAGAATTTTGAAATCGTCGGAATATCAATCGACAACGACAAAACAAAATGGTTGAAAGCCATTGAAAAAGATAAAATGAAACATCAGCAATTAATTGACCCAAAAGGCTTTGAAGCCAAAACAGCTCTGACTTTCGGAGTTGAAGCGCTGCCTTCTGCATTTCTTTTTGATGCATCAGGAAAACTGGTTGCTATCAATCCAACGGAAGCTCAAATAATTGCTCAAATTAAAAAAAACAAAAAATAA
- a CDS encoding protein-disulfide reductase DsbD family protein, which produces MKKIIYVLFLFFAFAKVQAQIINPVKWEASIEKKSDSEYQLSFKGTIEKDWHVYSQFTPEDGPLPAEFLFHDSKNNYELIGKATESETHRKFNEIFGVDEIFFSDKAVFTQLIKQTNPEKEVVQVELSYQVCKENCISETKYFEFNLKTLEAKEIQAADITNDKTEKTTVNPTIEKQAESEKTDSSLYMIFIIAFLSGFAALLTPCVFPMIPMTVSFFTKQSKTKAKGIKNAIIYGISIILIYVFLGSVITLLFGADALNALSTNVWFNIIFFILLIVFAASFLGAFEIMLPNSWANKVDQQADKGGIIGIVFMALALAIVSFSCTGPIIGTLLVEAASKGGIAPIVGMLGFSSALALPFMLFAMFPGWLNTLPKSGGWLNTVKVFLGFLELALAFKFLSNADLVLQLHWFEREIFLAIWIAIFGTLAFYLFGKITLPHDSPTSSISVGRLGVGLIVLTFTIYLIPGLWGAPLKLISGFPPPMTYSESPYGVGGSGKNTSSAEKVLPDGAHKGPHDITAFTDYEKGLAYAKSVNKPILLDFTGFACVNCRKMEDYVWSDPRILSILNNEVVLISLYVDDKRELPLEEQYVSKETGKKITTIGNKWSDFQITRYKANAQPYYILLDTNEQKLSKPAGYTPDITEYEQWLKSGIAKFQN; this is translated from the coding sequence ATGAAGAAAATAATTTATGTATTATTCCTGTTCTTTGCTTTTGCAAAAGTCCAGGCGCAGATTATAAATCCTGTGAAATGGGAAGCTTCGATCGAGAAAAAATCCGATTCGGAATATCAGCTTTCTTTTAAAGGAACTATCGAGAAAGACTGGCATGTCTATTCGCAATTCACTCCCGAAGATGGTCCGCTTCCGGCTGAATTCCTTTTTCATGATTCCAAAAACAATTATGAACTTATTGGAAAAGCAACCGAAAGCGAAACTCATCGAAAGTTTAATGAAATCTTTGGTGTAGATGAAATTTTCTTTTCGGATAAAGCTGTGTTTACCCAATTAATCAAACAGACCAATCCCGAAAAAGAAGTCGTACAAGTAGAGCTTTCTTATCAGGTATGTAAAGAGAATTGTATTAGCGAAACCAAGTACTTTGAATTCAATCTCAAAACGCTTGAAGCAAAAGAAATTCAGGCAGCTGACATTACAAACGACAAAACCGAGAAAACAACAGTAAATCCCACCATAGAAAAACAAGCGGAATCCGAAAAAACGGATTCCAGTTTGTATATGATTTTCATTATTGCGTTTTTATCCGGTTTTGCCGCACTGCTTACCCCTTGCGTGTTTCCTATGATACCTATGACGGTAAGTTTCTTTACGAAACAAAGTAAAACGAAAGCTAAAGGAATTAAAAATGCCATTATTTATGGTATTTCAATTATCCTGATTTATGTATTTCTGGGCTCCGTAATTACGCTGCTTTTTGGTGCTGATGCCTTAAACGCACTATCTACCAATGTCTGGTTTAATATTATCTTTTTTATCTTACTGATTGTGTTTGCAGCCTCTTTTCTGGGTGCCTTCGAAATCATGTTACCCAATTCATGGGCCAATAAAGTAGATCAGCAGGCAGATAAAGGCGGGATCATTGGAATCGTTTTTATGGCATTGGCTCTGGCAATTGTTTCTTTTTCCTGCACGGGTCCCATTATAGGAACTCTACTGGTTGAAGCAGCTTCTAAAGGCGGAATTGCACCGATTGTGGGAATGTTAGGTTTCTCATCGGCTTTGGCATTGCCTTTTATGCTTTTTGCCATGTTCCCGGGCTGGTTAAACACATTGCCAAAATCCGGCGGCTGGCTCAATACCGTAAAAGTATTTCTGGGCTTTCTGGAATTGGCTTTGGCCTTTAAATTTTTATCTAATGCCGATTTAGTGTTACAGCTGCACTGGTTTGAAAGAGAAATCTTTCTGGCCATTTGGATCGCTATATTTGGTACACTGGCTTTCTACTTATTTGGAAAAATAACCTTGCCACATGATTCTCCAACCTCATCCATTTCGGTAGGCCGTTTAGGAGTTGGATTAATCGTACTAACATTTACCATTTATCTGATTCCGGGATTGTGGGGTGCTCCTTTGAAATTAATCAGCGGATTCCCTCCTCCAATGACGTATAGCGAATCTCCGTATGGCGTGGGTGGGAGTGGAAAAAACACCTCATCCGCTGAAAAAGTATTACCAGACGGAGCACATAAAGGCCCTCATGACATCACAGCTTTCACAGATTATGAAAAAGGACTAGCCTACGCCAAAAGTGTAAACAAACCTATCCTTTTAGATTTTACCGGATTTGCCTGTGTGAATTGCCGAAAAATGGAAGATTATGTCTGGTCTGATCCTCGTATTTTGTCCATCTTAAATAATGAAGTCGTTTTAATTTCTTTATATGTTGACGACAAAAGAGAATTACCTCTTGAAGAACAATATGTCTCTAAAGAAACTGGTAAAAAGATCACAACCATCGGAAATAAATGGAGTGATTTTCAAATTACCCGCTACAAAGCAAATGCGCAGCCGTACTATATTTTATTAGATACAAATGAGCAAAAGCTGAGCAAACCTGCAGGATATACTCCTGACATTACCGAATATGAGCAATGGCTGAAATCCGGTATTGCTAAATTTCAAAATTAA
- a CDS encoding heavy-metal-associated domain-containing protein, translated as MNSITKLLMAMSLLLSVTFASAQIKNKTTEKVKVNGNCSMCKKVIETAANVNKEAKVIWNEDTKIATVTYDAQKTNLDVILKRIADAGYDNEKFKAPNTVYDELHGCCQYDREPSDKKQSTSSSHH; from the coding sequence ATGAACTCAATAACAAAATTATTGATGGCAATGTCTCTATTGCTGTCAGTTACTTTCGCCAGCGCTCAAATTAAAAATAAAACCACTGAAAAAGTAAAAGTAAACGGTAACTGCAGCATGTGCAAAAAAGTGATCGAAACTGCCGCAAACGTTAATAAAGAAGCCAAAGTAATCTGGAACGAAGACACCAAAATCGCTACTGTTACTTACGATGCTCAAAAGACGAATCTTGATGTCATTCTAAAACGCATAGCTGATGCCGGATATGATAATGAAAAATTTAAGGCTCCAAATACGGTTTATGACGAACTACACGGATGTTGTCAATACGACAGAGAACCAAGCGATAAAAAACAAAGCACCTCATCGTCGCATCATTAA
- a CDS encoding heavy-metal-associated domain-containing protein has protein sequence MKTLNIKFIALTLILLLTGVNSYSQITKAEIIATGLTCSMCSNAINKQLKAFTEVDSISTDLNTNTFTVYFKKDNSLEPKVLKKAVEKAGFFVGSLVLTAKFHVDKIEDNTTLKIDDATYTFIDIKKPVAHAEGKYRVLDKGFVTQKEYKKLLKSYSKYPDYATENENDYYLKAL, from the coding sequence ATGAAAACCCTAAATATAAAATTCATAGCTCTTACACTTATCCTATTATTAACAGGTGTAAACTCCTATTCTCAGATTACAAAAGCCGAAATAATCGCAACAGGATTAACCTGTTCGATGTGTTCGAATGCCATAAACAAACAGTTGAAAGCTTTTACAGAAGTAGACAGTATCAGTACCGATTTAAATACCAATACGTTTACAGTATACTTTAAAAAAGACAATTCATTGGAGCCTAAAGTCCTGAAAAAAGCAGTTGAAAAAGCTGGTTTTTTTGTTGGGTCACTAGTTTTAACAGCAAAATTTCACGTAGACAAAATTGAGGACAATACCACTCTGAAAATCGATGATGCCACCTATACTTTTATCGATATTAAAAAGCCTGTAGCACATGCCGAAGGGAAGTACAGGGTTTTAGACAAAGGTTTTGTGACGCAGAAAGAGTATAAAAAACTACTTAAATCGTACTCAAAATATCCTGATTACGCGACTGAAAATGAGAATGATTATTATTTAAAAGCCCTTTAA
- a CDS encoding SDR family NAD(P)-dependent oxidoreductase has product MSEKIKPYALVTGASKGIGKSIVYELAKQGYPLLLVARGGEELKALSEDLQAKYGINAPILAIDLSLTGASLTVTNWIKMNNYPVGVLVNNAGYGVWGNFSESSLTDQLGMMQLNMNVIVELSHLLVPILSQEKQAYILNISSTAAYQAVPTLAVYSATKAFVLSFTRALRFELAKTSISVTCFSPGPVDTGFAARAGLNPFNKMAEKFNMQPDEVAKIAVKAMFSKKSEVIPGFTNIISVYANRILPKGFIEKTAAGIYKI; this is encoded by the coding sequence ATGAGCGAAAAAATTAAACCGTATGCCTTAGTAACCGGTGCCAGCAAAGGTATTGGAAAATCGATTGTTTATGAATTGGCTAAACAAGGTTATCCGCTATTGCTAGTGGCAAGAGGAGGAGAGGAATTAAAAGCACTATCTGAGGATCTTCAGGCGAAATACGGTATCAACGCTCCAATTTTGGCAATTGATCTTTCATTGACTGGTGCATCGCTAACAGTTACTAATTGGATAAAAATGAATAATTATCCGGTTGGTGTTTTAGTTAACAATGCCGGTTATGGCGTGTGGGGCAATTTTAGTGAGTCTTCACTGACCGATCAGCTTGGCATGATGCAGCTTAACATGAATGTAATTGTAGAACTATCACATCTATTAGTACCCATACTTTCACAGGAAAAACAAGCCTACATTTTAAACATATCGAGTACTGCTGCCTACCAGGCCGTACCTACGCTGGCGGTTTATTCCGCTACAAAGGCTTTTGTTTTATCGTTTACCCGTGCCTTGCGTTTCGAACTTGCCAAAACTTCAATTTCAGTAACTTGTTTTAGTCCGGGTCCGGTTGATACCGGTTTTGCTGCAAGAGCCGGTTTGAATCCTTTTAACAAAATGGCTGAAAAGTTTAATATGCAACCGGATGAAGTTGCAAAAATTGCCGTAAAAGCCATGTTCAGCAAAAAATCAGAAGTTATTCCGGGTTTTACAAATATCATTTCGGTGTACGCTAATCGTATACTGCCAAAGGGATTTATCGAAAAAACGGCCGCCGGAATTTATAAAATTTAA
- a CDS encoding S8 family peptidase, translating into MKIKITFFLFIATTICLSQNSKKWEQYLKKESDGTFEKYSLTPIENAHRNQYTIVKKLDATYCIVENKSSKYNRSLKEVVPVNNLWKLPSDFSNHQEHKKYIIATNAIESLLADLKLANISTIKILNDRLVILESDSETILDKIISLSSVTAVSQEALQPQSESKITDQNFTINAVNKALINFPLLTGENQIASIKDDLFDLKDVDLYLKHIPSSTQSSTISSHATATATIVSGLGNSSVLGKGVAIKAKLQSSDFLNIYPDEIATLQGATTQNHSYGTVIENFYGALANAYDNQLALNPDLTHCFSSGNKGLEGYKSITGNFKQSKNSIAFGCVDQNEVILSFSSKGPAYDGRIKPELVAYSSQGTSNSTALATGIITLMKQQYKTIHNTALSNALTKAILINSAKDLGNPGPDFTYGYGNINADKCLKTISENRFITDKLASGQTNSHTITVPSNAKNLKITLVWNDLPAAINSTISLVNDLDLEVISADPTTFLPWVLNPETPQQPATKGKDKLNTIEQVSIDNPTPGTYTIAVNGVYVSNASQDYSIAYEYETKNGFEWNYPVANDNFPYDGKIISPFKWSSSFSGVNGQLSISYDNGQTWGIIANSINLDSEQFKYTPTERKFSKAKLKMTIGNTDYVSDPFTVSYDLNIRTSLVCDGTTEINWDKPADVASFKIYQLTNDRLEFKEQITNNNYVYTDAKIYTVTPVINDSEGIKSESTLQYDQNSNCYFELASAEVFEEEQIKVSANVFSLYNIKRIDLVKINNSAESVISTLNDIQSKAFSFLDTTPIKGNNKYKINLILGSNTTISSQIIDANYLGDDLFLIYPTLLSKNEELNIEAKKEEAATFYLYNISGQNIVTSSFLSKINSINLKNTPSGIYLYKIVTSSGGVQTGKIAVF; encoded by the coding sequence ATGAAGATAAAAATTACGTTTTTCCTTTTTATAGCAACGACAATCTGTTTGTCGCAAAACTCCAAAAAATGGGAACAATACTTAAAGAAAGAAAGTGATGGAACATTTGAAAAATACTCTCTTACCCCTATAGAAAATGCACATCGCAATCAGTATACTATTGTAAAAAAATTAGACGCTACCTATTGTATTGTTGAAAATAAAAGTTCAAAATACAATCGATCGTTGAAAGAGGTAGTTCCCGTTAATAATTTGTGGAAATTGCCTTCAGATTTTTCAAATCATCAAGAACACAAAAAATACATCATAGCCACTAATGCTATTGAATCATTACTTGCTGATTTGAAACTGGCGAACATTTCTACTATTAAAATACTTAATGATCGTCTTGTAATCCTGGAAAGTGATTCCGAAACGATTCTTGACAAGATTATTTCCTTGAGCAGCGTCACTGCTGTTTCACAAGAAGCACTGCAACCTCAAAGCGAATCAAAAATAACGGATCAAAATTTCACTATTAATGCTGTAAATAAAGCGCTTATTAATTTCCCTCTTCTCACAGGTGAAAATCAAATTGCCTCTATCAAGGATGACCTTTTTGATCTAAAAGATGTTGATCTCTACCTTAAACATATTCCTTCCTCAACACAATCTTCTACCATATCCAGCCATGCAACTGCTACGGCCACTATAGTTTCCGGATTGGGAAATAGTTCTGTTTTAGGAAAAGGGGTAGCCATAAAAGCAAAACTGCAATCGTCTGACTTTTTGAATATCTATCCTGATGAAATAGCAACTTTACAAGGGGCTACCACTCAAAATCATTCTTATGGTACCGTGATTGAGAATTTTTATGGGGCACTCGCAAATGCTTACGACAATCAATTGGCATTAAATCCCGACTTGACTCATTGTTTTTCATCCGGTAATAAAGGATTGGAAGGCTATAAATCTATCACCGGTAATTTTAAACAATCTAAAAACAGCATTGCCTTCGGTTGTGTAGATCAAAACGAGGTCATCCTGTCTTTTTCGTCGAAGGGTCCTGCTTATGATGGTAGAATAAAACCGGAGTTAGTCGCTTACAGCTCGCAAGGGACATCAAATTCTACTGCATTGGCCACAGGGATTATCACTCTTATGAAGCAACAGTATAAAACGATACATAATACTGCTTTGTCTAATGCCTTAACGAAGGCCATTCTAATTAATAGTGCAAAAGATTTAGGTAATCCAGGTCCTGATTTCACCTATGGTTATGGCAACATCAATGCTGATAAATGTCTGAAAACGATTAGTGAAAACAGATTTATAACCGATAAATTGGCTTCCGGTCAAACGAACTCACATACTATTACAGTTCCTTCTAATGCAAAAAACCTAAAAATAACCTTAGTCTGGAACGACTTACCCGCAGCTATCAACAGTACTATAAGTCTGGTAAATGATTTAGATCTCGAAGTTATTTCGGCCGATCCTACTACTTTTCTACCCTGGGTTCTGAATCCTGAAACTCCTCAGCAACCTGCCACTAAAGGAAAAGACAAACTGAATACTATCGAACAGGTATCAATTGACAATCCTACACCCGGCACCTATACGATTGCTGTTAATGGCGTATACGTCTCAAATGCTTCTCAGGATTACAGTATCGCCTATGAATATGAAACGAAAAATGGTTTTGAATGGAATTATCCAGTGGCTAATGATAATTTTCCTTATGATGGTAAAATAATTTCTCCTTTCAAATGGAGCTCTTCCTTTTCCGGTGTTAATGGGCAATTGTCAATTAGCTATGATAATGGGCAAACCTGGGGAATTATAGCAAATAGTATCAATTTAGATAGTGAACAATTTAAATACACCCCCACAGAGAGAAAATTCTCGAAAGCAAAACTAAAAATGACCATTGGTAATACGGATTATGTTTCGGATCCCTTTACGGTTTCTTATGATTTAAACATTAGAACCAGTTTAGTATGCGATGGCACAACAGAAATTAATTGGGACAAACCTGCTGATGTTGCTTCGTTTAAAATTTATCAACTGACAAATGACCGTTTAGAGTTTAAAGAACAAATAACGAACAACAATTATGTCTATACTGACGCAAAAATTTATACGGTTACTCCTGTGATAAATGATAGCGAAGGAATAAAAAGCGAATCGACTTTACAGTATGATCAAAACTCAAATTGCTACTTTGAATTGGCTTCAGCAGAAGTTTTCGAGGAGGAACAAATAAAGGTCAGTGCCAATGTTTTTAGCTTGTACAACATCAAAAGAATAGATTTAGTCAAGATTAATAACTCAGCCGAAAGTGTGATTAGTACTCTAAACGACATCCAATCAAAAGCTTTTTCTTTTCTGGATACAACTCCAATAAAAGGCAATAATAAATATAAAATCAATCTAATATTAGGAAGCAATACTACCATAAGTTCCCAAATTATTGATGCTAACTATTTAGGTGATGATTTGTTTTTGATTTACCCAACACTATTAAGCAAAAATGAAGAATTAAATATTGAAGCCAAAAAAGAGGAAGCTGCTACTTTTTATCTCTACAATATTAGCGGGCAAAATATTGTTACTTCTTCGTTTCTTTCTAAAATCAATAGTATCAATTTGAAAAATACGCCCTCGGGAATTTATCTCTATAAAATAGTAACAAGTTCCGGCGGGGTACAAACCGGAAAGATTGCGGTTTTTTAA
- a CDS encoding HesA/MoeB/ThiF family protein — protein MEERHIRNRLYISPEEQELIKNTPILLGGAGIGSAIAECLLRLGFETLTIIDGDVVELSNLNRQNYTENNIAQPKVEALKERLLSINSQAKITIHNCFLTPENVGNYITDHKIAINALDFTSDVPLIFDSICQQKNIPVLHPYNLGWGALVLVISKDEGLEVLKKSDEKFSEVNVVDYVLEYMRYWENPQKWLEEILDKYKKENKNLSPPQLPIASWLVAGMCTHIAFDIATNTPVKTFPEFYLTSLK, from the coding sequence ATGGAAGAAAGGCACATCAGAAATAGGCTTTACATCAGCCCTGAAGAGCAGGAATTAATAAAAAACACTCCGATATTATTAGGCGGGGCAGGTATCGGAAGCGCTATTGCTGAATGTTTATTGCGATTAGGTTTTGAAACCCTGACCATCATCGATGGTGATGTTGTCGAATTGTCCAATTTAAACCGACAAAATTATACCGAAAACAATATCGCACAACCCAAAGTAGAAGCGCTTAAAGAACGATTATTGTCGATCAACAGTCAGGCAAAAATCACGATTCATAACTGCTTTTTAACACCCGAAAATGTTGGCAATTACATTACCGACCATAAAATTGCGATCAACGCTCTGGATTTTACTTCTGATGTTCCGCTTATATTTGATTCCATTTGTCAGCAGAAAAACATTCCGGTGTTACATCCCTATAATTTAGGATGGGGTGCATTGGTATTGGTCATTTCAAAAGATGAAGGTTTAGAAGTTTTAAAAAAGTCAGATGAAAAATTTAGCGAAGTGAATGTTGTCGACTATGTTTTAGAGTATATGCGCTATTGGGAAAATCCGCAAAAATGGCTCGAAGAAATTCTGGACAAATACAAAAAGGAAAACAAAAATCTGTCTCCTCCCCAACTCCCTATTGCATCCTGGCTCGTAGCGGGAATGTGTACCCATATTGCATTTGACATCGCGACCAACACTCCCGTAAAAACATTCCCGGAATTTTATCTGACCTCGCTTAAATAA
- a CDS encoding alpha-galactosidase: MKKILFLLLLTFLFCEANAQEEQIQMETQNTALILKVGKNGLLYQSYLGTKLRDNSGYNAVSKENTKTFVVNDGNPLVNLRHQAYPTFGTENLFEPAIRMTHNDGNPSLELNYVSHSTQKLDANTTETSIKLKDPVYPVEVTLHYKAFYNENTIEQWTEIVHHEKKPVMLYNYASSMLHFDADHYWLTQFHGDWAKEARIQESELTSGTKVIDSKLGVRTDMYQTPVFFLSLNAKANENSGELVAGTIAWSGNFKFVFELDNKNSLRISSGINPFASEYNLQPGKVFTTPSFIYTFSNKGKGQASRNLHSWAKKYGIKDGEKSRLTLLNNWETTFFNFDEKKLTDMFADSKTLGVDMFLLDDGWFGNKYPRSGDKSGLGDWQATKTKLPNGIGFLMQEAEKTGIKFGIWIEPEMVNPKSELYEKHPDWVLKLPNRPESYYRTQLVLDLCNPQVQDFVFQTVDDIMQTKQGVAFFKWDCNRMMTNAYSAYLKNQQSHLFIEYTRGLYKVLDRIKTKYPNLPMMLCAGGGGRTDYGLLQYFTEFWASDNTDPFNRVFIQWGYSQFFPAFSICNHVTSWGNQSIKFKTDVAMMGKLGFDINVKELKEKELKYCQEAVANYKRLSPVIWHGDLYRMVSPYEESRAVLMYVNESKSKAVLFSYTLHPLYDPQYNPVRFQGLDPNKTYKVEEINLMPEAKKSVEESGESFTGDYLMNVGLRVSSSKVETSVVLEITEL; encoded by the coding sequence ATGAAAAAAATACTATTTCTATTACTCCTTACATTTCTGTTTTGTGAAGCTAATGCGCAGGAGGAACAAATTCAGATGGAGACTCAAAATACTGCTTTGATTTTAAAGGTAGGAAAGAATGGCTTGCTGTACCAATCTTATTTAGGGACGAAACTAAGAGATAATTCAGGATACAATGCGGTTTCGAAAGAGAATACCAAAACATTTGTGGTTAACGATGGAAATCCATTGGTTAATTTAAGACATCAGGCTTACCCGACTTTTGGAACAGAGAATTTGTTTGAACCCGCAATTCGAATGACTCACAATGACGGTAATCCCTCTCTGGAATTAAACTATGTAAGCCATAGTACACAAAAATTAGATGCCAACACGACCGAAACTAGTATCAAACTTAAAGATCCTGTATATCCGGTAGAAGTTACACTGCATTATAAGGCTTTTTATAACGAGAATACAATAGAACAATGGACTGAAATTGTACACCATGAAAAGAAACCGGTTATGTTGTACAATTATGCGTCATCGATGCTGCATTTTGATGCCGATCATTATTGGCTGACTCAATTTCACGGAGACTGGGCCAAAGAGGCTCGCATACAGGAAAGTGAGTTAACGAGTGGTACGAAGGTAATTGACTCGAAATTAGGGGTTCGTACCGATATGTATCAAACACCGGTTTTTTTTCTGTCTTTAAATGCTAAAGCCAATGAGAATTCGGGTGAACTTGTGGCAGGAACGATTGCCTGGTCCGGAAATTTTAAGTTTGTTTTTGAATTGGACAATAAAAATTCGCTTCGAATCAGCTCCGGAATTAATCCGTTCGCTTCTGAGTATAATCTTCAGCCTGGAAAAGTATTCACAACACCTTCTTTTATTTATACTTTTTCGAATAAAGGGAAGGGACAGGCGAGTAGAAACCTGCATTCATGGGCCAAAAAATACGGAATAAAAGATGGAGAAAAATCCCGTCTGACCTTATTGAACAACTGGGAAACAACCTTCTTCAATTTTGATGAAAAAAAATTGACCGATATGTTTGCGGATTCCAAAACGTTGGGCGTTGACATGTTCTTGCTGGATGATGGCTGGTTTGGAAATAAATATCCAAGAAGCGGCGATAAATCAGGACTTGGAGATTGGCAGGCTACTAAAACAAAGCTGCCAAATGGTATTGGTTTCCTGATGCAGGAGGCTGAAAAAACGGGAATAAAGTTCGGAATTTGGATTGAACCTGAAATGGTGAATCCGAAAAGTGAATTGTACGAGAAACATCCGGATTGGGTATTAAAATTGCCCAACCGACCGGAAAGTTATTACCGCACCCAATTAGTTTTAGATTTATGTAATCCGCAAGTGCAGGATTTCGTATTCCAAACAGTAGACGATATTATGCAGACAAAACAAGGGGTAGCTTTCTTTAAATGGGATTGTAACCGAATGATGACTAATGCTTATTCGGCCTATCTGAAAAATCAGCAATCACATTTGTTTATTGAATACACCAGAGGTTTGTATAAAGTTTTGGACCGCATTAAAACGAAATATCCAAATTTACCCATGATGCTTTGTGCCGGAGGAGGAGGCAGAACCGATTACGGATTACTTCAATATTTTACAGAGTTTTGGGCAAGCGACAATACCGATCCTTTCAACAGAGTATTCATACAATGGGGATATTCGCAGTTTTTTCCCGCCTTCTCAATTTGTAACCATGTAACTTCTTGGGGAAATCAGTCCATCAAATTCAAGACTGATGTGGCGATGATGGGTAAATTAGGTTTTGATATTAATGTAAAAGAACTGAAAGAAAAAGAATTGAAATATTGCCAGGAAGCCGTGGCCAATTATAAACGATTGAGTCCGGTAATTTGGCATGGCGACCTGTACCGAATGGTCTCTCCTTATGAGGAAAGCCGTGCCGTATTAATGTATGTGAACGAGTCAAAAAGCAAAGCGGTTTTGTTCTCCTACACGCTTCATCCACTTTATGATCCGCAATACAATCCGGTTCGTTTTCAAGGTTTAGATCCAAATAAAACCTATAAAGTGGAAGAAATAAACCTAATGCCCGAGGCAAAGAAATCAGTCGAAGAATCCGGAGAATCTTTTACTGGAGATTATTTAATGAATGTTGGTTTACGGGTTTCTTCGTCTAAGGTCGAAACCAGCGTCGTTCTCGAAATTACTGAATTGTAG